One Dioscorea cayenensis subsp. rotundata cultivar TDr96_F1 chromosome 15, TDr96_F1_v2_PseudoChromosome.rev07_lg8_w22 25.fasta, whole genome shotgun sequence genomic region harbors:
- the LOC120276895 gene encoding protein OSB1, mitochondrial-like, producing MGSRLRRHCSIAPASLRLRCFSSATTQPESIAYRRSMLRRPETVSLRHLPLNSCSLIGSVARHLKPYGGGYQGFGVYTFLDVKPSSLQSSCSSFQILLEFKEKLAEISLKHLKPNDLIYVQGCLTSYEKVDASGSHEIFHKVVVKDLSYITVNTQNKMTQKPEAPGENDLARDIADATNENTPSSQFAPNDEKDHRDRLHLWQIFFANPHEWWDNRKRKLYPRAPDFKHKDTKECLWLDPNDPPWVRKQLELYDSKMAMNWQRNPDCRLNLHSWKSDDFS from the exons ATGGGATCGCGCCTTCGCCGCCATTGCTCCATCGCTCCGGCGTCTCTCCGGCTCCGCTGCTTCTCCTCGGCGACAACACAACCTGAGAGCATTGCCTACCGACGATCGATGCTCAGGCGGCCGGAGACGGTGAGCTTACGGCACCTGCCTTTGAATTCCTGCAGCCTCATCGGATCAGTGGCTCGTCATTTGAAGCCTTATGGTGGGGGATACCAAGGATTCGGAGTCTATACCTTTCTCGATGTGAAGCCGTCTTCTCTCCAATCGAGCTGCTCTTCATTCCA GATTTTACTGGAGTTCAAAGAGAAGTTGGCAGAAATATCACTGAAACACTTGAAACCAAATGACCTGATCTATGTTCAGGGTTGTTTAACCTCTTATGAGAAGGTTGATGCAAGTGGAAGCCATGAAATTTTCCACAAG GTGGTTGTGAAAGATTTGAGCTATATAACAGTAAATACCCAAAATAAAATGACTCAAAAACCTGAGGCCCCAGGGGAAAATGATTTGGCAAGGGACATTGCTG ATGCCACTAATGAGAATACACCATCTTCTCAAT TTGCaccaaatgatgaaaaagacCACCGGGATCGTCTGCACTTATGGCAGATTTTCTTCGCCAACCCACATGAGTGGTGGGACAACAGGAAAAGGAAATTATATCCACGTGCTCCAGATTTTAAGCATAAAGATACCAAAGAATGCTTGTGGCTTGATCCAAATGACCCTCCTTGGGTAAGAAAGCAACTTGAACTCTATGATTCAAAGATGGCGATGAACTGGCAGAGGAATCCTGATTGCCGATTGAATTTACATAGTTGGAAATCCGATGACTTCAGTTGA